Proteins encoded by one window of Blautia luti:
- a CDS encoding LysM peptidoglycan-binding domain-containing protein: MIEVIYKEESQETQDSEGTFGLPRNIRQIGLIGDDCRIYMEDYVYTFLVRLARSEKKPEEQEAKTAVLTGETKYRGGTLYLFIKGAIIAEDMEAAQDHIDFSVEVWEKIHQAQKQYFEDQEIVGWFFSGPQLALEVTELLTRVHLKHFGGEKVLMLMEPQEHEDAFFRYENNVMVRLEGYYLYYEKNPCMQNYMLEKNKELQPEITEQYEDKAVKDFRKIITDKKEEKKENTAPSVFSYGLTACLAIAVLTVGVNFYRNYQGLDEIQNTEAQTASVIVEEITAVPTETPVPAKTAAVQKKKAVQTVSAGKKKKTQDTKQTAAASDKTEQAPDTKKQTDKSEQIYKEEADERKAQKRVRDAAQKENEAAASDAVQESYVIQPGDTLFQICMDRYGSSEEIREICEMNGITVDEIIYPGQVIVLP; encoded by the coding sequence ATGATAGAAGTCATTTATAAGGAGGAGAGCCAGGAAACACAGGACAGTGAGGGGACATTTGGACTGCCCAGAAATATACGGCAGATCGGACTGATCGGGGATGACTGCAGGATCTATATGGAGGATTATGTGTACACCTTCCTGGTAAGACTCGCCAGGTCAGAAAAAAAGCCGGAAGAACAGGAAGCGAAAACAGCGGTGCTTACAGGGGAAACGAAGTACAGGGGAGGAACCCTGTATCTTTTTATTAAAGGTGCCATTATCGCGGAGGATATGGAAGCGGCTCAGGATCACATAGACTTTTCCGTTGAAGTATGGGAAAAGATTCATCAGGCGCAGAAGCAGTACTTCGAAGATCAGGAGATCGTGGGCTGGTTTTTCTCCGGACCTCAGCTTGCTCTGGAGGTGACGGAACTTCTGACCAGAGTACATCTGAAGCATTTTGGAGGTGAAAAGGTACTGATGCTGATGGAGCCGCAGGAGCATGAAGATGCCTTTTTCCGCTATGAAAATAATGTCATGGTAAGACTGGAAGGGTATTATCTCTATTACGAAAAAAATCCATGCATGCAGAATTACATGCTTGAAAAAAATAAGGAACTTCAGCCGGAGATCACGGAACAGTACGAAGACAAGGCAGTAAAGGATTTCAGAAAGATCATCACGGATAAGAAGGAAGAGAAGAAGGAGAATACAGCTCCTTCTGTTTTTTCTTATGGACTGACTGCATGTCTGGCTATTGCTGTGCTGACTGTGGGGGTGAATTTTTACCGAAATTACCAGGGGCTGGATGAAATACAGAATACAGAAGCGCAGACAGCATCTGTGATCGTAGAAGAGATCACGGCTGTGCCTACAGAGACGCCTGTACCTGCCAAAACTGCAGCAGTACAGAAAAAGAAAGCCGTACAGACAGTCAGTGCCGGGAAGAAAAAGAAAACGCAGGATACAAAACAGACAGCGGCTGCTTCGGATAAGACCGAACAGGCGCCTGATACAAAGAAACAGACAGACAAATCTGAACAGATTTATAAAGAAGAGGCAGATGAAAGAAAAGCTCAGAAAAGGGTAAGAGATGCTGCGCAGAAAGAGAATGAGGCAGCTGCTTCAGATGCAGTGCAGGAATCCTATGTAATACAGCCGGGGGATACCCTTTTTCAGATCTGTATGGACAGATACGGCAGTTCAGAAGAAATCAGGGAAATCTGCGAGATGAACGGCATAACTGTGGATGAGATCATTTATCCGGGACAAGTAATTGTACTACCTTAG
- the yyaC gene encoding spore protease YyaC — MVFYVNSKENNSSQEIAFFLKKCILHHPGKWSELVFLCIGSDRVTGDCLGPYIGHQLLDRLDLQDIYVYGTLKDPVHALNLEKVSRMIRSIHPQSLVIAIDASLGQKKHLGYVTIADGALYPGAGVQKELPPVGDIHITGIVNISGVLEQLTLQTTRLSTVISLADTITQGILNYTNSLICL, encoded by the coding sequence ATGGTATTTTATGTAAACTCAAAAGAGAACAACTCTTCACAGGAAATCGCATTCTTTCTGAAAAAATGTATTCTGCATCATCCGGGCAAATGGTCTGAACTGGTCTTTTTGTGCATCGGAAGCGACCGGGTGACAGGAGACTGCCTGGGTCCTTATATCGGGCACCAGCTCCTGGACAGGCTGGATCTCCAGGATATTTATGTTTACGGTACTCTGAAAGATCCTGTACATGCCTTAAATCTGGAAAAAGTCTCCCGCATGATCCGTTCCATACACCCTCAGAGCCTGGTGATCGCCATTGATGCCTCTCTGGGACAAAAAAAGCACCTGGGATACGTGACCATCGCTGATGGCGCACTGTACCCAGGTGCCGGAGTTCAGAAAGAACTTCCTCCTGTGGGTGATATTCATATTACAGGTATTGTAAACATATCAGGTGTGCTGGAGCAGCTGACTCTGCAGACCACCCGGCTGTCTACGGTGATCTCCCTGGCAGATACCATCACACAAGGAATCCTGAATTATACAAACTCTTTGATCTGTTTGTAG
- a CDS encoding transketolase family protein, with translation MSEVKKIATRASYGAALVELGKKHDNLVVLDADLAAATQTGMFKKEFPERHIDCGIAECNMMGIAAGLATTGKVPFASTFAMFAAGRAFEQVRNSIAYPKINVKIGATHGGISVGEDGATHQCCEDFALMRVIPGMVVACPSDDIEAKAMVKAAYEHVGPVYMRFGRLATPVINDRPDYKFELGKGIVLREGKDLTIIANGLCVAPALEAAEKLAADGVDAKVINIHTIKPLDEELVVAAAKETGKVVTVEEHSVIGGLGGAVCECLSEKAPVPVKRIGVNDVFGESGPAVALLEKYGLDAEGIYKQIKEFV, from the coding sequence ATGTCAGAAGTAAAGAAGATTGCAACAAGAGCAAGCTACGGCGCTGCACTAGTTGAATTAGGTAAGAAACATGACAACCTGGTCGTTCTGGACGCTGACCTTGCTGCAGCTACTCAGACAGGTATGTTCAAGAAAGAATTCCCGGAACGTCACATCGATTGCGGTATTGCTGAGTGCAATATGATGGGTATCGCTGCAGGTCTGGCTACCACAGGAAAAGTTCCTTTTGCCAGCACATTCGCTATGTTTGCAGCAGGACGTGCTTTCGAGCAGGTTCGTAACTCCATCGCATATCCGAAGATCAATGTAAAGATCGGCGCTACTCACGGCGGAATCTCTGTAGGTGAAGATGGTGCTACCCATCAGTGCTGCGAAGACTTCGCACTTATGAGAGTAATCCCGGGAATGGTTGTTGCATGCCCTTCTGATGATATCGAAGCGAAAGCTATGGTAAAAGCAGCTTACGAGCATGTTGGACCTGTATATATGAGATTTGGACGTCTGGCAACACCTGTCATTAATGACAGACCAGATTATAAATTTGAATTAGGTAAAGGTATCGTCCTTCGTGAAGGAAAAGACCTTACCATTATCGCAAACGGTCTTTGCGTAGCTCCTGCTCTTGAAGCAGCAGAGAAGCTTGCAGCAGACGGTGTAGATGCGAAAGTGATCAACATTCATACGATCAAACCTCTCGATGAAGAACTGGTAGTTGCAGCAGCCAAAGAAACAGGCAAAGTTGTAACTGTAGAGGAACATTCTGTAATCGGCGGACTTGGCGGCGCTGTATGCGAATGCCTGTCTGAGAAAGCGCCAGTACCTGTAAAACGTATCGGTGTAAACGACGTATTCGGCGAATCAGGCCCTGCAGTAGCTCTTCTTGAGAAATATGGCCTTGATGCAGAAGGCATCTACAAACAGATCAAAGAGTTTGTATAA
- a CDS encoding transketolase, protein MEKLELQKIANEVRKDIVTAVHAAKAGHPGGSLSAADVFTYLYFEELNIDPKDPKKADRDRFVLSKGHTAPGYYSALAERGFFPKEDLKTLRHLGSYLQGHPDMKHIPGVDMSSGSLGQGISAAVGMALSAKLSNESYRVYTLLGDGEIQEGQVWEAAMFAGHRKLDNLVVIVDNNGLQIDGKIDDVCSPYPIDKKFEAFNFHVINVADGNDMDQLKAAFDEAKATKGMPTAIIMKTVKGKGVSFMENQAGWHGKAPNDEQYAQAMADLEKVGEALCQK, encoded by the coding sequence ATGGAAAAATTAGAACTTCAGAAAATTGCAAACGAAGTCCGTAAAGACATCGTAACAGCAGTACATGCTGCAAAAGCAGGACATCCGGGCGGATCCCTGTCAGCAGCAGATGTATTCACTTATTTATATTTCGAAGAATTAAATATTGATCCTAAGGATCCTAAGAAAGCTGATCGTGACCGTTTCGTACTTTCAAAAGGCCACACAGCACCAGGTTATTATTCTGCACTTGCAGAAAGAGGATTTTTCCCGAAAGAAGACCTGAAGACTCTTCGTCATCTGGGATCTTATTTACAGGGACATCCGGATATGAAACATATCCCGGGTGTTGATATGTCCAGTGGTTCTCTTGGACAGGGAATCTCTGCAGCAGTAGGTATGGCACTTTCTGCTAAATTAAGCAACGAAAGCTATCGTGTATACACCTTATTAGGTGACGGTGAGATTCAGGAAGGTCAGGTATGGGAAGCTGCTATGTTCGCAGGCCACAGAAAACTGGACAATCTTGTAGTGATCGTAGATAACAATGGACTTCAGATCGATGGTAAGATTGACGATGTATGTTCTCCATACCCGATCGATAAGAAATTTGAAGCATTTAACTTCCATGTGATCAACGTTGCAGACGGAAATGATATGGATCAGTTAAAGGCAGCTTTTGATGAAGCTAAGGCTACCAAAGGAATGCCTACAGCAATCATTATGAAAACTGTTAAAGGAAAAGGCGTTTCCTTCATGGAAAACCAGGCCGGATGGCATGGCAAAGCTCCGAATGATGAGCAGTATGCACAGGCAATGGCAGACTTAGAAAAGGTAGGTGAAGCATTATGTCAGAAGTAA
- the fsa gene encoding fructose-6-phosphate aldolase — protein MKFFIDTAKVEDIKAANDMGVICGVTTNPSLIAKEGRDFNEVIKEITSIVDGPISGEVKATTTDAEGMIKEGREIAAIHPNMVVKIPMTVEGLKAVKVLSKEGIKTNVTLIFTANQALLAARAGATYVSPFLGRLDDISTRGVDLIREIAEIFEVAGIETEIIAASVRNPIHVTDCALAGADIATVPYSVIVQMTKHPLTDAGIEKFQKDYKAVFGE, from the coding sequence AACGATATGGGAGTGATCTGTGGTGTTACTACAAACCCATCTCTTATCGCAAAAGAAGGAAGAGATTTCAACGAAGTAATCAAAGAGATCACATCTATCGTAGACGGACCGATCAGCGGTGAAGTGAAAGCTACAACAACAGACGCTGAAGGCATGATCAAAGAAGGCCGTGAGATCGCAGCAATCCATCCAAACATGGTTGTTAAGATCCCGATGACAGTAGAAGGTCTGAAAGCAGTTAAAGTTCTTTCAAAAGAAGGAATCAAAACAAACGTTACTCTGATATTCACAGCTAACCAGGCACTTCTTGCTGCAAGAGCTGGTGCAACCTATGTTTCTCCATTCCTTGGAAGACTTGATGATATTTCTACAAGAGGCGTTGACCTGATCCGTGAGATCGCTGAGATCTTTGAAGTAGCAGGAATTGAGACAGAGATCATCGCAGCAAGCGTAAGAAATCCAATCCATGTAACAGACTGCGCACTTGCAGGTGCTGACATCGCAACTGTTCCGTACAGTGTAATCGTGCAGATGACGAAACATCCTCTGACAGATGCAGGTATTGAGAAATTCCAGAAAGATTATAAAGCAGTATTCGGCGAATAA